One window of Desulfocurvibacter africanus subsp. africanus DSM 2603 genomic DNA carries:
- a CDS encoding cysteine hydrolase family protein, with protein sequence MKPALLIIDMLVDFVHEDGALHVPGAQEAIPVIRKVHDTLRERGVPILYLCDAHSLDDPEMADWPPHAIQGTKGAEIISSLEPAPDDLVIQKTHIRGFDEPEVAEKIEELEADYLIITGVATEYCVKETALQAREHGLAVTIVTDGVAGVERNTGDIERAVEELRLAGAQFLSSKELLGDLEGRVHAA encoded by the coding sequence ATGAAGCCAGCCCTGCTCATCATCGACATGCTCGTGGACTTCGTACACGAGGACGGCGCGTTGCATGTCCCAGGCGCACAAGAAGCCATTCCGGTCATTCGCAAGGTACACGACACACTGCGCGAACGCGGAGTGCCTATCCTGTATCTCTGCGACGCGCATTCGCTGGATGATCCGGAAATGGCCGATTGGCCGCCCCACGCCATCCAAGGCACCAAGGGGGCCGAGATCATTTCCAGCCTGGAGCCGGCCCCGGACGACCTCGTCATCCAGAAGACACACATCCGCGGTTTCGACGAGCCCGAGGTGGCCGAGAAAATCGAGGAGTTGGAGGCCGATTATCTCATCATTACCGGTGTGGCCACGGAATACTGCGTCAAGGAAACGGCCTTGCAGGCCCGCGAGCACGGCCTTGCCGTCACCATCGTCACCGACGGCGTAGCCGGAGTGGAGCGCAATACCGGCGACATCGAGCGGGCCGTGGAGGAACTGCGCTTGGCCGGGGCTCAATTCCTGAGCAGCAAGGAACTGCTCGGCGACCTGGAAGGACGGGTGCACGCGGCGTAG
- the proB gene encoding glutamate 5-kinase, which translates to MQDWREHKRTVLENAKRVLVKVGSAVLTDEHGLNLRVVNRLTDQIASLHDRGQDVILVTSGAVAAGRQALLACPPCGKDIFGLPAKQAAASIGQSRLMHEYDEAFARCGKTTAQILLTRDDFQSRQRFLNARNTLTTLLEWRVIPIINENDSVAVAELAFGDNDALASMVLGLVDADLFVNLTSATGVFEANPSENPKACRLECIQEIAHLDVEAMCHGKTTVGSGGMYSKLLAAKRAAQLAVPTLIVSGKERYALEKAMAGEDMGTWIMPEAQAIPSRKFWLAYHSKPMGEIWVDEGAARALREKGKSLLPAGISRVEGRFGKGAHVRILDWQGQTIGVGVTNYAAQDLKKIMGRRTGSIEELLGPGLYPEVVHRDNMLLDPAL; encoded by the coding sequence ATGCAGGATTGGCGCGAGCACAAGCGTACTGTGTTGGAGAATGCGAAACGAGTGCTTGTGAAAGTGGGCAGCGCGGTGCTCACGGATGAGCACGGCCTGAACCTGCGGGTGGTCAACCGCCTGACGGACCAGATCGCCTCGCTGCACGACCGGGGGCAGGACGTCATCCTGGTCACCTCGGGCGCGGTTGCCGCCGGCCGGCAGGCTTTGCTGGCTTGTCCCCCCTGCGGCAAGGACATTTTTGGGCTACCGGCCAAGCAGGCCGCGGCCTCCATCGGCCAGAGCCGGCTCATGCACGAATATGATGAGGCCTTCGCTCGCTGCGGCAAGACCACTGCCCAGATCCTGCTTACCCGCGACGACTTTCAGAGTCGCCAGCGTTTCCTCAACGCTCGCAATACCTTGACCACCCTCCTGGAGTGGCGGGTCATCCCCATCATCAACGAGAACGATTCCGTGGCCGTGGCCGAGTTGGCCTTTGGTGACAACGACGCCCTGGCCAGCATGGTCCTCGGGCTGGTGGATGCGGATCTGTTCGTCAACCTGACCTCGGCCACCGGCGTGTTCGAGGCCAACCCATCCGAGAATCCCAAGGCTTGCCGACTGGAGTGCATCCAGGAGATCGCGCACCTTGACGTCGAAGCCATGTGTCATGGCAAGACCACGGTCGGCAGCGGCGGCATGTACTCCAAGCTGCTGGCCGCCAAGCGCGCGGCGCAACTGGCCGTTCCCACGCTCATCGTTTCAGGCAAGGAGCGCTATGCGTTGGAGAAGGCCATGGCCGGCGAGGACATGGGCACTTGGATCATGCCCGAGGCGCAGGCCATCCCTAGCCGCAAGTTCTGGCTGGCCTATCACTCCAAGCCCATGGGCGAGATCTGGGTGGACGAGGGCGCGGCCCGCGCCCTGCGCGAGAAAGGCAAGAGTTTGCTGCCGGCGGGCATCAGTCGCGTGGAGGGCCGCTTCGGCAAGGGTGCCCACGTGCGCATCCTCGATTGGCAAGGCCAGACCATCGGCGTAGGCGTGACCAACTACGCGGCCCAGGACCTCAAGAAAATCATGGGCCGCCGCACGGGCTCGATCGAGGAATTGCTCGGCCCCGGCCTGTACCCCGAGGTCGTGCACCGCGACAACATGCTGCTGGATCCGGCATTGTAG
- the obgE gene encoding GTPase ObgE encodes MRFIDEARISVKAGDGGRGCVSFRREKYVPRGGPDGGDGGSGGDVIFRAEPRLLTLYDFRLKRMYEAKRGQHGMGSQRYGKAADDLYVDVPVGTLLFELQKDGSERLLADLSEPGQEHVVAKGGRGGKGNLHFKSSTMRAPRFAQPGEEGEERTLRMELKILADVGLLGLPNAGKSTFIAAVSAARPKIAPYPFTTLSPNLGVIEDDKGRQLVIADIPGLIEGASEGQGLGHRFLKHVERTRFLVHILSVEEVHLEDENPLVGFELLDEELAAYDPELGRKPQVRVLNKIDLWSEEQLLALKQATKARGEQVFLVSALRGDGLEELLDEIWRRAQAEWARAAERPAPLVQPAWRAAASGEESTGEDEREELPWVECPAEPGEDGQDCCGDLSDEEGEEAEERAGQEEDRGSDVS; translated from the coding sequence ATGCGTTTTATCGATGAAGCAAGAATATCGGTTAAGGCAGGCGACGGCGGACGGGGATGTGTCTCCTTCCGGCGCGAGAAGTATGTGCCGAGGGGCGGGCCGGACGGCGGTGACGGCGGCAGTGGCGGTGATGTCATCTTTCGCGCCGAGCCTCGATTGCTCACGCTCTACGATTTCCGTCTCAAGCGGATGTACGAGGCCAAGAGAGGCCAGCACGGCATGGGCTCGCAGCGTTACGGAAAAGCCGCCGATGACCTTTATGTTGATGTGCCCGTGGGCACGCTACTGTTCGAGCTGCAGAAGGACGGCAGCGAGCGCCTGCTGGCCGATCTGTCCGAGCCTGGTCAGGAGCATGTCGTGGCCAAGGGCGGCCGTGGCGGCAAGGGCAACCTGCACTTCAAGTCCTCGACCATGCGCGCTCCACGCTTCGCTCAGCCGGGCGAGGAGGGAGAGGAGCGGACCCTGCGCATGGAGCTGAAGATCCTGGCCGACGTAGGTCTGCTTGGTTTGCCCAATGCCGGCAAGTCCACGTTCATCGCCGCCGTCTCGGCGGCCAGGCCCAAAATAGCGCCGTACCCGTTCACCACGCTCTCGCCCAACCTGGGCGTCATCGAGGACGACAAGGGCCGGCAACTGGTCATCGCCGACATCCCCGGCCTTATCGAGGGCGCTAGCGAGGGGCAGGGCCTGGGCCACAGATTTCTTAAACACGTGGAGCGTACGCGCTTCCTGGTTCACATCCTGAGCGTGGAGGAAGTCCACCTGGAGGACGAAAATCCTCTGGTGGGCTTCGAACTGCTGGACGAGGAACTGGCGGCATACGATCCCGAGCTGGGTCGCAAGCCGCAGGTTCGGGTGCTGAACAAGATCGACTTGTGGTCCGAAGAGCAGTTGCTAGCCCTTAAGCAGGCAACCAAGGCCCGAGGCGAGCAGGTCTTCCTTGTTTCGGCCCTGCGCGGTGACGGGCTGGAGGAACTGCTGGACGAAATCTGGCGCAGGGCTCAGGCCGAGTGGGCGCGCGCCGCCGAGCGTCCGGCTCCCCTGGTGCAGCCTGCGTGGCGCGCTGCCGCGTCCGGCGAGGAATCCACCGGGGAAGACGAGCGCGAGGAATTACCCTGGGTGGAGTGCCCGGCCGAACCTGGTGAAGATGGCCAGGACTGCTGCGGCGACCTGTCTGATGAAGAGGGCGAAGAAGCTGAAGAGCGTGCGGGCCAGGAGGAAGATCGTGGATCGGACGTGTCGTAG
- the rpmA gene encoding 50S ribosomal protein L27 translates to MAHKKAGGSSRNGRDSQGQRRGVKRYGGQQVLAGNILVRQVGTTIHPGINVGMGRDYTLFAMVDGVVKYEKYTRKNKVKTRVTIVPAEA, encoded by the coding sequence ATGGCTCACAAAAAAGCAGGCGGCAGTTCACGCAACGGCCGCGACTCGCAGGGCCAACGCCGCGGCGTCAAGCGCTACGGCGGCCAGCAGGTCCTGGCGGGCAATATCCTCGTGCGTCAGGTCGGCACCACCATTCATCCCGGCATCAATGTCGGCATGGGCAGGGATTATACCCTGTTCGCCATGGTGGACGGCGTGGTCAAGTACGAGAAGTACACCCGCAAGAACAAGGTCAAGACTAGGGTCACCATCGTCCCGGCCGAGGCCTAG
- the rplU gene encoding 50S ribosomal protein L21, with protein MYAIIETGGKQYKVQEGLVFSVEKLVAEAGSEVVLDKVLAVGSGADMTFGQPYVQSAKVTVEVVEHGRGEKIIVFKKRRRKDSKKTQGHRQDFTKLKVKTISA; from the coding sequence ATGTACGCGATTATCGAAACCGGCGGAAAGCAGTACAAGGTCCAAGAAGGCCTTGTTTTCAGTGTGGAGAAGCTCGTGGCCGAAGCCGGCTCCGAGGTCGTCCTGGACAAGGTCCTGGCCGTGGGCAGCGGCGCTGATATGACGTTTGGCCAGCCCTACGTGCAGAGCGCCAAGGTCACTGTCGAAGTGGTCGAGCACGGCCGCGGCGAGAAGATCATCGTCTTCAAGAAGCGCCGCCGCAAGGACTCCAAGAAGACCCAGGGCCATCGGCAAGACTTCACCAAGCTGAAAGTCAAAACTATTTCCGCTTAA
- a CDS encoding NAD(P)H-dependent oxidoreductase: protein MRVSIILAHPNPGSLNHGIAQTAAETLRGMGHKVRLRDLYAEGFDPLLPAGEIPREAALPTLVDEHCREIVEADGIVVVHPNWWGMPPAILTGWVDRVIRPGVCYEFVEGDGGEGVPRGLLKARRAVVFNTSNTFEERERAVFGDPLERIWKDCVFRLCGVTDVHRRTFGVVCVSTREQRETWLDEARQIVARLFPKG from the coding sequence GTGCGCGTCTCAATCATTCTCGCCCATCCCAATCCGGGTAGTCTGAACCACGGCATCGCTCAGACGGCAGCCGAGACGTTGCGCGGCATGGGGCATAAGGTCCGCCTGCGCGATCTGTACGCCGAGGGTTTCGATCCGCTGCTGCCGGCAGGTGAGATTCCGCGCGAAGCAGCCCTGCCCACGCTGGTGGACGAGCACTGCCGCGAAATTGTCGAGGCCGATGGCATCGTCGTTGTGCATCCAAACTGGTGGGGCATGCCGCCGGCCATACTTACGGGCTGGGTGGACCGGGTCATACGGCCTGGCGTATGTTATGAGTTCGTGGAGGGCGATGGCGGCGAGGGTGTGCCGCGTGGGCTGCTCAAGGCTAGGCGGGCGGTGGTCTTTAATACTTCCAATACCTTCGAGGAGCGCGAGCGGGCTGTTTTCGGCGACCCGCTGGAACGCATCTGGAAGGACTGCGTGTTCAGGCTGTGCGGTGTGACGGACGTGCACCGGCGTACTTTCGGCGTTGTCTGCGTGTCCACGCGGGAGCAGCGCGAGACTTGGCTAGACGAAGCGCGCCAGATCGTGGCCAGGCTTTTCCCCAAAGGGTAG
- a CDS encoding nicotinate phosphoribosyltransferase yields MPSFDLPPDHRPYTDTYFLRAKRILEADDLNPRVTYQVFIRKGPGLVSGMDEAVAILAKYAHIHGHDQGTHVYALPEGNEFQPGDSLMHIEAPIQQIVELETMYLGVISAATTMNNAHGLDLQAVRDRGRAIRDLCPDKQLIYFGARHWHWSMDPEISRILVEECGWNACSTDAGAHGAGLDKGVGTIPHALVLTYAHSHGVARATVEATLAFDRHMEPEAKRIALVDTFNREIDDTLATARAMPGRLHGVRLDTAGELVAQGSPAQGERYWAGKGVTVEGTAAVRSALDEAGFEKVNITLSSGFGKLDKLRAFVEGERKHGRLFEALGIGGVFDSWHATSDIVRIEGREMSKTGRGYLPNPNMRRVL; encoded by the coding sequence ATGCCAAGCTTCGACCTGCCACCAGACCACAGGCCATATACCGACACCTACTTTCTGCGCGCCAAGCGCATTCTGGAAGCCGACGACCTGAACCCGCGCGTGACCTATCAGGTCTTCATCCGCAAGGGACCCGGCCTCGTGAGCGGCATGGACGAGGCAGTGGCCATCCTGGCCAAGTATGCGCACATCCATGGCCACGACCAAGGCACTCACGTTTACGCCCTGCCCGAAGGCAACGAGTTCCAACCCGGCGACAGCCTCATGCACATCGAAGCGCCCATCCAGCAGATCGTTGAGCTGGAAACCATGTACCTGGGCGTCATCTCCGCAGCCACGACCATGAACAACGCCCACGGCTTGGACCTGCAGGCCGTGCGTGATCGCGGCCGGGCCATCCGCGATCTGTGCCCCGACAAGCAGCTCATCTACTTCGGCGCGCGCCATTGGCACTGGTCCATGGACCCGGAGATCAGCCGCATCCTGGTGGAAGAGTGCGGGTGGAATGCCTGTTCCACCGACGCCGGAGCCCACGGCGCAGGCCTGGACAAGGGCGTCGGCACCATCCCGCATGCCCTGGTGCTGACCTATGCCCATAGCCATGGCGTAGCGCGGGCCACGGTCGAGGCTACCCTGGCTTTTGACCGGCACATGGAGCCCGAGGCCAAACGCATTGCCCTGGTGGATACCTTCAACAGGGAGATCGACGATACCCTGGCCACGGCTCGGGCCATGCCCGGCCGACTGCACGGCGTGCGCCTGGACACGGCCGGAGAGCTGGTAGCTCAGGGCAGCCCGGCCCAAGGCGAGCGCTACTGGGCCGGCAAGGGCGTGACAGTGGAAGGCACGGCCGCCGTGCGCAGCGCCCTGGACGAGGCAGGATTCGAAAAGGTGAATATCACCCTGTCCAGCGGCTTCGGCAAATTAGACAAGCTGCGCGCCTTCGTGGAAGGCGAGCGCAAACATGGCCGGCTGTTCGAGGCCCTGGGCATCGGCGGCGTATTCGATTCCTGGCATGCCACCTCGGACATAGTACGTATCGAGGGCCGCGAAATGTCCAAGACCGGACGCGGCTACCTGCCCAACCCGAATATGCGCCGAGTGCTGTAA